In one Lolium rigidum isolate FL_2022 chromosome 3, APGP_CSIRO_Lrig_0.1, whole genome shotgun sequence genomic region, the following are encoded:
- the LOC124695588 gene encoding cyclin-dependent kinases regulatory subunit 1, whose protein sequence is MGQIQYSEKYFDDTFEYRHVVLPPEVAKLLPKNRLLTEAEWRALGVQQSRGWVHYAVHRPEPHIMLFRRPLNFQQQQEAASAAAQMIAK, encoded by the exons ATGGGCCAGATCCAGTACTCCGAGAAGTACTTCGACGACACCTTCGAGTACAG GCACGTCGTCCTCCCGCCGGAAGTCGCCAAGCTCCTCCCCAAGAACCGCCTCCTCACCGAG GCCGAGTGGCGCGCGCTGGGCGTGCAGCAGAGCCGCGGGTGGGTGCACTACGCCGTGCACAGGCCGGAGCCGCACATCATGCTCTTCCGCCGCCCGCTCAACTTCCAGCAGCAGCAGGaggccgcctccgccgcggcccAGATGATCGCCAAGTGA
- the LOC124701433 gene encoding pheophorbide a oxygenase, chloroplastic: MPVAMLSPLLFLSPIPTRHRPLLLPSLPPRAASRHLLRARRGTARLRVAAPTSVPGEAADRSERAEPSTSAPDSGEKFVWRDHWYPVSLVEDLDPRVPTPFQLLNRDLVIWKDPKAGDWVALDDRCPHRLAPLSEGRIDETGCLQCSYHGWSFDGAGACTKIPQAAPDGLEARAVRSPRACATKFPTLLSQGLLFVWPDEKGWEKAKATKPPMLPKEFDDPAYSTVTIQRDLFYGYDTLMENVSDPSHIEFAHHKVTGRRDRARPLPFKMESSGAWGYSGANTGNPRITATFEAPCYALNKIEIDTKLPIVGDQKWVIWICSFNIPMAPGKTRSIVCSARNFFQFTMPGKAWWQLIPRWYEHWTSNLVYDGDMIVLQGQEKVFLSASKESSADVNQQYTKLTFTPTQADRFVLAFRAWLRKFGNSQPDWYGGPSQDALPSTVLSKREMLDRYEQHTLKCSSCKGAHSGFQTLQKVFMGATVAFAATAGIPAEVQFRILLGAAALISAALAYVFYDLQKNFVFVDYVHADID, encoded by the exons ATGCCGGTGGCCATGCTCTCGCCCTTGCTCTTCCTCTCCCCGATCCCCACGCGGCACCGGCCGCTGCTGCTCCCCTCCCTCCCGCCGCGCGCGGCCTCCAGGCACCTCCTCCGCGCCCGGCGCGGCACCGCCCGCCTCCGCGTGGCCGCGCCCACGTCCGTCCCCGGGGAGGCGGCGGATCGGTCggagcgggcggagccgagcacgtCGGCGCCGGATTCGGGGGAGAAGTTCGTGTGGCGGGACCACTGGTACCCCGTCTCCCTGGTCGAGGACCTCGACCCGCGCGTGCCCACCCCGTTCCAGCTCCTCAACCGCGACCTCGTCATCTGGAAGGACCCCAAGGCCGGCGACTGGGTCGCGCTCGACGACCGCTGCCCGCACCGCCTCGCCCCGCTCTCG GAGGGGAGGATCGACGAGACGGGGTGCCTGCAGTGCTCCTACCACGGCTGGTCCTTCGACGGCGCCGGCGCCTGCACCAAGATCCCGCAGGCCGCGCCCGACGGGCTCGAGGCGCGGGCGGTGCGCTCGCCCAGGGCTTGCGCGACCAAATTCCCCACGCTACTGTCCCAGGGGCTGCTCTTCGTTTGGCCCGACGAGAAGGGCTGGGAGAAGGCCAAGGCCACCAAGCCCCCAAT GCTGCCAAAAGAGTTCGATGACCCGGCTTACTCCACGGTGACGATCCAGAGGGATCTCTTCTATGGGTATGATACGCTGATGGAGAACGTCTCCGACCCGTCGCACATAGAATTTGCTCACCACAAG GTCACAGGACGAAGAGATAGAGCCAGGCCTTTGCCATTCAAAATGGAATCAAGTGGTGCGTGGGGATATTCAGGGGCAAATACCGGTAATCCTCGCATCACTGCAACTTTTGAGGCCCCTTGCTATGCACTGAACAA AATAGAGATTGACACAAAACTACCAATTGTGGGAGATCAGAAATGGGTAATATGGATTTGCTCCTTCAACATTCCAATGGCTCCAGGGAAAACTCGTTCTATTGTCTGCAGCGCTAGGAACTTTTTCCAGTTTACCATGCCAGGAAAGGCATGGTGGCAG CTTATCCCTCGATGGTATGAACATTGGACCTCAAATTTGGTCTATGATGGTGATATGATTGTTCTTCAAGGCCAAGAGAAGGTCTTTCTGTCTGCATCCAAGGAGTCATCTGCAGATGTTAATCAGCAGTACACAAAGCTCACATTCACACCCACACAGGCCGACCGATTTGTTTTAGCATTCCGGGCATGGCTAAGGAAATTTGGCAATAGCCAGCCTGACTGGTATGGAGGTCCTAGCCAAGACGCATTACCTTCTACTGTCCTTTCAAAGCGGGAG ATGCTGGACAGATATGAGCAGCACACCCTGAAATGTTCATCCTGCAAAGGAGCTCACAGCGGGTTCCAGACCCTGCAGAAGGTCTTCATGGGCGCGACGGTGGCGTTCGCTGCTACTGCTGGGATCCCCGCAGAGGTTCAGTTCAGAATATTGCTTGGTGCCGCTGCTTTGATCAGTGCGGCTCTGGCCTACGTGTTCTACGACCTCCAGAAGAATTTTGTGTTTGTAGATTACGTGCATGCTGACATTGATTAG
- the LOC124701434 gene encoding uncharacterized protein SYNPCC7002_A1590: MAASLRSPPPVAAVFRRSRAAAVVVCASSSSSSSSAVSSAPKARFVARRSESASVRQLARPLAEYMGLPASQYSVLDAERIERVDESTFRCYVYRFRFFALEVCPVLLVRVDEEPNGCCIRLLSCKLEGSPLVEAQNDKFSASMVNKVFCNNSSDGSTLQQLTSDATIEVTIDIPFPFRALPVEAIESSGRQVLEQLLRAMLPRFLKQLDKDYQAWASGDSSRKPLGTGEI, from the exons ATGGCTGCGTCactccgctccccgccgcccgtGGCAGCCGTCTTCCGCCGCTCCCGCgcggccgccgtcgtcgtctgcgcgtcctcctcctcttcctcctcctcggccgtGTCGTCCGCTCCCAAGGCGCGCTTCGTCGCCCGCCGCTCCGAGTCCGCCTCCGTCCGCCAGCTCGCCCGACCCCTCG CGGAGTACATGGGCCTGCCGGCGAGCCAGTACTCGGTGCTGGACGCCGAGCGCATCGAGCGCGTCGACGAGTCCACCTTCCGCTGCTACGTCTACCGCTTCCGATTCTTCGCGCTCGAGGTCTGCCCCGTCCTCCTCGTCCGCGTCGACGAGGAGCCCAACGGATGCTGCATCCGCCTCCTCTCCTGCAAG ctGGAGGGTTCGCCCCTTGTGGAGGCGCAGAATGACAAATTCTCAG CTTCCATGGTGAATAAGGTTTTCTGCAACAACAGTTCAGATGGCTCAACACTTCAACAACTTACGTCGGATGCTACAATCGAG GTTACAATTGACATACCATTTCCCTTTCGAGCGCTACCAGTCGAAGCCATTGAATCAAGTGGGAGGCAAGTGCTTGAGCAGTTACTACGAGCCATGCTTCCACGATTTCTGAAGCAG CTCGATAAAGACTACCAAGCTTGGGCTTCAGGCGATTCTTCAAGGAAGCCACTTGGCACTGGGGAAATTTGA